In one Echinicola marina genomic region, the following are encoded:
- a CDS encoding YesK family protein, which yields MSIKNGFVSAIAVFLLFILFKGSIKGDQAQIIFVSAFILLEIIIISAVVIKRWKKP from the coding sequence ATGAGTATTAAAAACGGCTTTGTTTCAGCAATAGCAGTATTCCTGCTTTTTATCCTTTTCAAAGGCTCCATTAAAGGGGATCAGGCTCAGATCATATTTGTATCGGCTTTTATCCTTTTGGAAATCATCATCATTTCGGCAGTGGTCATCAAAAGATGGAAAAAACCTTAA
- a CDS encoding M56 family metallopeptidase, translating to MDFINKFIHEEYLQAIGWTLLHSTWQIVAVSLLLWTLLKFTKSKSSNFRYFAGLASLLIISIASIWTFSLVLEIPQDPIGQNTGLLTNKALNITVTDNPHPYSVISETKPGLLDQIWYTRLEAFLPTLVNLWLLGALFYLVKLSGSLLDLKNLHKKHNQPVPDQLVKRVNSMIAAMEFYSKVKVLRSHLVHVPITYGIIKPVILIPTALLFNTSPGQLEAIIAHELAHIKRHDYLVNILQHCLEVFFFFHPCFWWINEVVRTERENACDDMVLRLGFNPKDLAYGLAEVAEQAHASTPEMALAATGPQNHTLNRIKRIMGLQPQQEKLSPLISLTMLVSLMISASLVMGAIPNEEKLLSNEYLLTNLKSKTIVKTWNFPCPDQLKGQNKGTKNGTNTNQHPTELTYSKEHIILHKDEEDVIEFLTNNHKQPLVKINKRAILKDHANSDTIPKTVIIDQSINVDDPMPVLELSPVPQMDVHIPPMPPMPPMTGMEFVPPLPEIQLEITEEASRINEIAMELAQMEMDTSIMDVQRKKELEQELKKVEAKMEVKAQVMEEKMAEWEKKHSKTMKEWESKMEEWNKKMEVKQAEWETAYAPKMEEFQKKMENWEKENEPKIKEFEQKMKAWEKRQRERQAEIE from the coding sequence ATGGATTTTATCAATAAATTTATCCACGAGGAATACCTGCAAGCAATCGGATGGACTTTATTGCACTCCACCTGGCAAATCGTAGCAGTAAGCCTTTTGCTTTGGACCTTATTGAAATTCACAAAAAGCAAATCTTCCAACTTCAGGTACTTCGCCGGCCTTGCTTCCTTACTGATCATTAGCATAGCCAGTATCTGGACCTTTTCCCTTGTCCTGGAAATCCCCCAAGACCCCATTGGCCAAAACACTGGGTTATTGACCAACAAAGCATTGAACATTACTGTTACGGATAATCCCCATCCATACAGTGTCATTAGCGAAACAAAACCAGGTTTATTGGACCAAATCTGGTACACACGGCTAGAGGCATTCTTACCGACCCTGGTCAACCTTTGGTTATTGGGTGCATTATTTTATTTAGTAAAACTATCTGGAAGCCTTTTAGACTTGAAAAACCTACACAAGAAGCACAATCAACCTGTACCTGATCAATTGGTCAAAAGGGTAAACAGTATGATCGCTGCCATGGAGTTCTACAGTAAAGTCAAAGTGCTAAGGAGTCACCTGGTCCATGTCCCCATTACCTATGGCATCATCAAACCTGTAATCCTCATTCCTACGGCTTTGCTATTCAATACCAGCCCCGGTCAACTGGAAGCCATCATAGCGCATGAATTGGCCCATATCAAACGCCATGATTATCTGGTAAATATATTACAACACTGTCTGGAAGTCTTTTTCTTCTTCCATCCCTGCTTTTGGTGGATCAATGAAGTGGTCAGAACCGAAAGAGAGAATGCATGTGATGATATGGTTTTGAGATTGGGATTCAATCCCAAGGACCTGGCTTATGGCCTGGCTGAAGTGGCAGAACAGGCCCATGCTTCCACTCCTGAAATGGCATTGGCAGCCACAGGTCCCCAAAACCATACATTGAACAGAATAAAAAGAATAATGGGCCTCCAACCCCAACAAGAAAAACTTTCACCCCTAATCTCCCTTACCATGTTAGTATCACTTATGATCAGCGCTTCTCTCGTAATGGGTGCCATCCCCAATGAGGAAAAATTATTGTCCAATGAATACCTTTTAACCAATCTAAAAAGCAAAACCATCGTCAAAACATGGAACTTCCCTTGCCCTGATCAACTCAAAGGACAAAACAAGGGCACTAAAAACGGGACAAATACCAACCAACATCCAACTGAGCTTACTTATTCAAAAGAACATATTATCCTTCATAAGGATGAAGAGGATGTAATAGAGTTCCTCACCAATAATCACAAGCAACCATTAGTAAAAATCAATAAAAGAGCCATTCTGAAGGATCATGCAAACAGTGATACCATTCCTAAAACCGTAATCATCGACCAGTCCATAAACGTCGATGATCCTATGCCTGTACTGGAATTGAGCCCAGTACCACAAATGGATGTCCACATCCCTCCTATGCCACCGATGCCGCCAATGACAGGCATGGAATTTGTCCCTCCCCTTCCTGAAATTCAGTTGGAAATCACTGAAGAGGCCAGCAGAATTAATGAAATAGCAATGGAACTTGCTCAAATGGAGATGGACACCAGCATCATGGATGTTCAAAGAAAAAAAGAATTGGAGCAGGAACTAAAAAAGGTAGAGGCAAAGATGGAAGTCAAGGCCCAGGTCATGGAAGAAAAAATGGCTGAATGGGAGAAAAAACACAGCAAAACCATGAAGGAATGGGAAAGCAAAATGGAAGAGTGGAACAAGAAAATGGAAGTTAAACAAGCTGAATGGGAAACAGCTTATGCTCCCAAAATGGAGGAATTCCAGAAAAAGATGGAAAACTGGGAAAAAGAAAATGAACCCAAAATCAAGGAATTTGAACAAAAGATGAAAGCTTGGGAAAAAAGACAACGCGAAAGACAAGCTGAAATAGAGTAA
- a CDS encoding SDR family NAD(P)-dependent oxidoreductase, whose translation MNRNIIVTGAAGNLGKSVVEKFKREGFRVIATVHPGKLEEMEEADDVYELDVTDEQAVAEFAKEYAVQYGGELDAMVLLVGGFAMGDIENTSKEDIEKMFQLNFFSAYNMSKAFLPVFKKAGKGSILFVGARPALQPADGKSLVAYTLSKGLVLNLAELVSEEGKDAGVKSHVFVPSIIDTPPNREAMPDQDYSKWVSPAEIAEAMHFAVSNPSLKNTTFKLYGGV comes from the coding sequence ATGAATAGAAATATCATCGTTACTGGTGCTGCTGGAAATTTGGGGAAATCTGTTGTAGAAAAGTTTAAACGAGAGGGGTTTAGGGTGATAGCCACCGTGCACCCAGGGAAGTTGGAAGAAATGGAAGAGGCAGATGATGTTTATGAGTTAGATGTGACTGATGAACAGGCTGTGGCTGAATTTGCGAAGGAATATGCCGTGCAATACGGAGGGGAGCTGGATGCCATGGTGCTTTTGGTGGGAGGTTTTGCCATGGGAGATATAGAAAACACGTCCAAAGAGGACATAGAGAAAATGTTCCAATTGAATTTTTTCAGTGCCTATAATATGAGCAAAGCATTTTTGCCGGTGTTTAAAAAGGCAGGAAAGGGCAGTATCCTGTTCGTTGGGGCCAGGCCGGCGCTACAGCCTGCGGATGGTAAATCACTTGTGGCATACACTTTGAGTAAAGGTTTAGTGTTGAATTTGGCTGAGCTTGTTTCCGAAGAAGGTAAGGACGCAGGGGTGAAGTCCCATGTATTTGTGCCTAGTATCATTGATACACCTCCAAATCGTGAAGCCATGCCAGACCAAGATTATTCAAAATGGGTGAGCCCAGCGGAAATTGCAGAGGCGATGCATTTTGCGGTAAGCAACCCATCCTTGAAAAACACGACCTTTAAACTATACGGTGGCGTCTAA
- a CDS encoding nuclear transport factor 2 family protein encodes MNSAVNRLIFTLLMLAGFSFGLKAQEKEVSDETQIRSVIASLFEGMHERDEGLLKGAFAEEAVLQTIKQGPDGTSVETSRPREFVNELATVPAEMVLEEKILSMEIRQDGAMASVWAPYAFYINGDLSHCGVNSFQLVKKQEGWKVVYIIDTRRKKGC; translated from the coding sequence ATGAATAGCGCTGTTAATAGATTAATATTCACCCTGCTTATGTTGGCAGGGTTTTCTTTTGGATTAAAGGCCCAAGAGAAAGAGGTGTCAGATGAAACGCAAATCAGGTCGGTAATAGCTTCCTTGTTTGAGGGGATGCATGAAAGGGATGAGGGCCTGCTAAAAGGGGCATTTGCAGAGGAAGCGGTTTTACAAACAATCAAGCAAGGGCCGGATGGTACAAGCGTGGAGACATCGCGTCCAAGGGAATTCGTCAATGAGCTTGCAACAGTTCCTGCGGAAATGGTACTGGAAGAAAAAATACTGTCCATGGAGATCAGGCAGGATGGGGCCATGGCTTCAGTTTGGGCACCGTATGCGTTTTATATTAATGGAGACTTAAGCCACTGTGGGGTCAATTCATTTCAGCTGGTCAAAAAGCAGGAAGGCTGGAAGGTGGTCTATATCATAGATACCCGAAGGAAAAAGGGCTGTTAA
- a CDS encoding homoserine kinase — protein MKKVTAFAPATVANVSCGFDILGFAVEELGDKVTVSLSEQPGVRVVSIEGDGGRLPYESEKNTCSVAIQAFVDQVGFERGIEISLSKGLPLGSGMGSSAASSVAALVAANSLLGEPLGRKELLPFAMKAEGVACGAEHADNVAPSLLGGFVLIRSYKPLDVTRLHVPEGLYCTLVHPHFELNTADSRSVLRQQVSLKDAIIQSGNIAGLVAGLFQEDMGLISRSLQDVIAEPSRSVLIPGFDEIKEAIKDAGALGSGISGSGPTTFILSPSREIAQKASEICQEVFNKIGLEVDLYVSAVNVRGAYLINESKNEVL, from the coding sequence ATGAAAAAGGTAACAGCATTTGCACCGGCCACTGTGGCCAATGTTTCATGTGGCTTTGATATTTTGGGCTTTGCGGTGGAGGAATTGGGTGATAAGGTCACTGTTTCCCTATCAGAGCAGCCGGGAGTAAGGGTAGTGAGTATTGAGGGAGATGGAGGTAGACTGCCTTATGAATCAGAGAAAAATACTTGTAGCGTAGCCATTCAAGCCTTCGTTGATCAGGTGGGATTTGAAAGAGGAATTGAAATCAGTCTTTCCAAGGGCTTGCCTTTGGGAAGTGGGATGGGCTCAAGTGCTGCGAGTTCGGTTGCTGCCCTGGTAGCGGCGAATAGCCTATTGGGAGAACCTTTGGGGAGGAAGGAATTGCTACCTTTTGCGATGAAGGCAGAAGGTGTAGCCTGTGGGGCTGAGCATGCAGATAATGTGGCGCCTTCCCTTTTGGGAGGATTTGTTTTGATCAGGAGCTATAAGCCATTGGATGTGACAAGGCTACATGTGCCGGAAGGTTTGTATTGTACCTTGGTTCATCCTCATTTTGAGCTGAATACCGCTGATTCCAGAAGTGTGTTAAGACAGCAGGTTTCTTTGAAAGATGCCATTATTCAGTCCGGTAATATAGCTGGCTTGGTAGCAGGTTTGTTTCAGGAAGATATGGGATTGATCAGCAGGTCCTTGCAGGATGTGATCGCAGAGCCATCCAGGTCTGTATTGATTCCTGGTTTTGATGAAATCAAGGAAGCCATCAAAGATGCAGGGGCGCTGGGGTCTGGTATTTCGGGTTCTGGACCTACTACATTTATTCTTTCTCCAAGCAGGGAAATTGCCCAGAAGGCAAGTGAGATTTGTCAGGAAGTTTTTAATAAAATAGGCTTAGAAGTGGACTTGTATGTTTCTGCAGTGAATGTCCGTGGAGCTTACCTTATCAATGAATCAAAAAATGAAGTTTTATAG
- the thrC gene encoding threonine synthase: MKFYSTNNKDHQVSLREAVIKGLAPDQGLYMPEQIPQLPAEFYEQLPGMSFRDIGYKVIGELFGADLDDAQIKDLVDHTLSFDAPLVKVEDNVYSLELFHGPTLAFKDFGARFCSKLMSLLVGEEKVRVLVATSGDTGSAVANGFYKVPGVEVIILYPSGKVSALQEQQFTTLGENVFALEVDGVFDDCQRMVKEAFLDKELNEKMLLTSANSINIARWIPQCLYYFYAYAQLPKGTKNVTFSVPSGNFGNIAAGMLAERMGLPIEKFIAATNINKVVPDYLKGIPFKPRPSLQTISNSMDVGNPSNFYRLLALYGNDEDLLKSMVKGAFYDDETTREAMKEVKEKTGYLMDPHGAVAYLGLKEWMEENGEVTGIFLETAHPGKFRDVVEEVHQEKVVLPERLAAFLDGVKKVAPLENDFNAFKAYLLAKK; the protein is encoded by the coding sequence ATGAAGTTTTATAGTACCAATAATAAAGATCATCAGGTTTCTTTGAGAGAGGCCGTTATCAAAGGTTTGGCACCTGATCAGGGTTTGTATATGCCAGAGCAAATTCCTCAGCTACCTGCGGAATTTTATGAACAACTTCCTGGAATGTCATTTAGAGACATAGGTTATAAGGTGATCGGGGAGCTGTTTGGTGCGGATTTGGATGATGCCCAGATCAAGGATTTGGTGGATCATACCCTCTCATTCGATGCGCCATTGGTTAAGGTGGAGGATAATGTTTATAGTTTAGAGTTGTTCCATGGCCCAACATTGGCTTTCAAAGATTTCGGTGCACGTTTTTGCTCCAAGCTGATGAGTCTTTTGGTGGGAGAGGAAAAAGTAAGGGTATTGGTAGCTACCTCCGGCGATACAGGAAGTGCTGTAGCCAATGGATTTTATAAGGTGCCCGGTGTGGAAGTAATTATCCTTTATCCATCTGGTAAAGTAAGTGCATTGCAAGAACAGCAGTTTACCACTTTGGGAGAAAATGTTTTTGCCCTTGAAGTAGATGGTGTTTTTGATGATTGTCAACGCATGGTAAAAGAAGCTTTTTTAGATAAGGAGCTGAATGAAAAGATGTTGTTGACCTCAGCGAATTCCATCAATATTGCCCGTTGGATTCCGCAGTGTTTGTATTATTTCTATGCCTATGCGCAGTTGCCTAAAGGAACAAAGAATGTAACTTTTTCTGTGCCTAGTGGTAATTTTGGGAATATCGCTGCCGGGATGCTGGCAGAGCGCATGGGGCTGCCAATAGAGAAGTTTATAGCAGCTACCAATATCAATAAGGTGGTGCCGGATTACCTTAAAGGAATACCATTTAAGCCGCGTCCGTCTTTGCAAACCATCAGTAATAGTATGGATGTGGGGAATCCAAGTAATTTCTATAGACTACTGGCCCTATATGGTAATGATGAGGACTTATTGAAGTCTATGGTTAAGGGGGCTTTTTATGATGATGAAACTACCCGTGAGGCCATGAAGGAAGTAAAAGAGAAGACAGGCTATTTGATGGATCCCCATGGTGCGGTGGCCTATTTGGGCTTAAAGGAGTGGATGGAAGAAAATGGAGAGGTTACTGGTATTTTCCTTGAAACAGCTCATCCTGGTAAGTTCAGAGATGTGGTGGAAGAAGTTCATCAGGAAAAAGTGGTTTTGCCTGAAAGGCTAGCAGCTTTCTTGGATGGGGTGAAAAAGGTCGCTCCGCTGGAGAATGATTTTAATGCATTTAAAGCTTATTTATTGGCTAAGAAATAA
- a CDS encoding GreA/GreB family elongation factor, giving the protein MSEDKISKQLVHETLAEQIKDKLALIKDSIAQLKQSAAEDTKSSAGDKYETGREMVRQELDKAEKMQGEYLKQLKQLGGIKPEGFFEIVQPGSLLITDRVTLYIAVSFGKVTIHGQDIFVISPQAPLARVLLGKKAGDQVLFNGVKYQVSAVQ; this is encoded by the coding sequence ATGAGTGAAGATAAAATATCCAAGCAGTTAGTGCATGAAACCTTGGCGGAACAGATCAAGGATAAGTTGGCCTTGATAAAAGATAGCATCGCTCAGCTAAAACAGTCAGCGGCCGAAGATACCAAAAGTAGTGCGGGAGATAAGTATGAAACGGGACGGGAGATGGTTCGGCAGGAGTTGGATAAGGCTGAAAAGATGCAAGGTGAATATTTGAAGCAGTTGAAGCAGCTTGGGGGAATCAAGCCTGAGGGATTTTTTGAAATAGTTCAACCAGGGAGCTTGTTGATTACAGACAGGGTGACCTTGTATATTGCAGTCAGTTTTGGAAAAGTCACTATACACGGGCAAGATATTTTTGTGATTTCTCCACAAGCGCCTCTTGCCCGCGTATTATTGGGAAAGAAAGCTGGAGACCAGGTACTTTTCAATGGCGTGAAATACCAGGTCTCAGCAGTGCAATAG
- the thrA gene encoding bifunctional aspartate kinase/homoserine dehydrogenase I has protein sequence MKILKFGGSSIANIENIEKVFSIIENKSKTEDFALVFSAFGGVTEQLLQCASIAQDSEESYHTILQELEKRHLDIVKQLVPVQQQSTALTFVKVRFNELGDLFHGIYLIKECSDRTMDYVLSFGERLSNFILTAGLQARGKEAVYVDARDLVKTNDRFGNAKVDFETTNSLITAYFKKHGGIKVITGFIGSTLKGETTTVGRSGSDYTAAIFAAALKSEQLEIWTDVSGVMTADPKLVYTAFTIPQLSYSEAMELSHFGAKVVFPATMQPAMKADIPIYIKNTFKPEEEGTKISQDAGDGKIIKGISSMGNISILNLQGPGLVEVVGASQRFFGTLANAGINIVLISQASSEHSICVAIASKDAARAKSLIEEEFRYEIQSGEMDEVQVMPNMAVIAVVGEKMQHNPGTSGRMFQALGRNNVNVAAIAQGSSELNISAVISQADLQKALNALHEAFFLSDFKVLHVFLVGVGLIGKALIKMIDNQLNNLREENMLDIQIHGMANSRYMKFHEDGFDLKTVAPPDENDMPMDLDKFIGTMSEMNFSNSVLVDCTASQDVADVYDRILDAKVGIVTPNKKANSGSLEKYKQLKKLAGQRGVRFFYETNVAAGLPVINTLQDLMLSGDHVHRIEAVLSGSMNYIFSELEKGIPFSEVVKQAKEKGYTEPDPRDDLSGMDVARKILILGREAGQELHFEDIEVQSMVPTDCVDAASVEEFFTKLKAHDSHFQELLDEANAKGEKLRFMATLENGKAKVGLNSLNSEHPFYTLKGSDNMILFTTERYNDFPMIVRGPGAGADVTAAGVFADIIRLGNYSR, from the coding sequence ATGAAAATATTAAAATTTGGAGGCTCATCCATCGCTAATATTGAGAATATCGAAAAGGTATTTTCAATAATCGAAAATAAATCAAAAACTGAGGACTTTGCCCTTGTATTCTCAGCCTTTGGTGGGGTTACTGAGCAATTACTTCAATGCGCTTCTATCGCCCAAGATAGTGAGGAAAGCTATCATACCATCCTTCAGGAGTTGGAGAAAAGGCATTTGGACATTGTCAAACAACTGGTGCCTGTGCAGCAGCAATCAACGGCCTTGACCTTTGTAAAGGTGAGGTTCAATGAGCTGGGGGATCTGTTTCATGGTATTTACCTGATCAAGGAATGTTCTGACAGGACCATGGATTATGTCTTGAGTTTTGGTGAAAGGCTATCCAATTTTATTTTGACGGCTGGGCTTCAGGCTAGGGGCAAGGAAGCTGTTTATGTAGATGCCAGGGATCTTGTAAAAACCAACGATCGATTTGGCAATGCCAAAGTGGATTTTGAAACAACCAATAGTTTGATCACTGCTTATTTCAAAAAGCATGGTGGGATAAAAGTGATCACTGGTTTTATTGGTTCTACCCTTAAAGGAGAGACAACCACTGTAGGAAGAAGTGGTTCTGATTATACAGCGGCCATTTTCGCTGCAGCCCTTAAGTCGGAGCAGTTGGAGATCTGGACAGATGTGTCCGGTGTCATGACTGCAGATCCAAAACTGGTTTATACTGCCTTTACCATTCCTCAATTGAGCTATAGTGAGGCCATGGAGCTGTCGCACTTTGGTGCCAAGGTGGTCTTCCCTGCTACCATGCAGCCAGCCATGAAGGCTGATATTCCTATTTATATAAAGAATACTTTCAAACCTGAAGAAGAGGGAACCAAGATCAGCCAGGATGCTGGTGATGGGAAAATTATCAAGGGGATATCTTCCATGGGGAATATTTCCATCTTGAATCTTCAGGGACCGGGCTTGGTAGAGGTGGTAGGCGCGAGCCAACGCTTTTTCGGCACTTTGGCCAATGCCGGGATCAATATCGTGCTGATCAGTCAGGCTTCTTCTGAACACAGTATCTGTGTGGCCATCGCCTCGAAGGATGCGGCCCGTGCCAAGTCTTTGATAGAAGAGGAGTTCAGGTATGAGATCCAAAGTGGAGAGATGGATGAAGTGCAGGTGATGCCTAATATGGCGGTTATTGCGGTGGTTGGAGAAAAAATGCAACATAATCCTGGGACTAGTGGAAGAATGTTCCAAGCTCTGGGAAGAAATAATGTGAACGTAGCAGCGATTGCCCAAGGAAGTTCAGAACTGAATATCTCAGCGGTAATTTCTCAGGCGGATTTGCAAAAAGCCCTTAACGCATTGCACGAGGCCTTCTTCCTTTCTGACTTCAAAGTGCTACACGTATTCTTGGTTGGTGTTGGGCTGATAGGAAAGGCATTGATCAAAATGATCGACAACCAATTGAACAATCTTCGTGAGGAGAATATGTTGGATATTCAGATTCATGGAATGGCCAATTCCAGGTATATGAAGTTCCATGAGGATGGCTTTGACCTGAAGACAGTAGCTCCTCCAGATGAAAATGATATGCCTATGGATCTGGACAAGTTTATCGGGACCATGAGCGAAATGAATTTCTCCAATTCAGTTTTGGTGGATTGTACAGCCAGTCAGGATGTGGCGGATGTTTATGACAGGATTTTGGATGCCAAGGTAGGGATTGTGACTCCTAATAAAAAAGCCAATTCAGGTTCATTGGAGAAGTACAAGCAACTCAAAAAGCTGGCGGGCCAAAGAGGGGTAAGGTTTTTCTATGAAACCAATGTTGCTGCAGGTTTGCCGGTAATCAATACCTTGCAGGATTTGATGTTGAGTGGGGACCATGTGCATAGAATAGAGGCTGTGCTGAGTGGATCCATGAATTATATATTCAGTGAGTTGGAAAAAGGGATTCCTTTCAGTGAGGTGGTGAAGCAGGCCAAAGAAAAAGGATATACAGAGCCAGATCCGAGGGATGATTTGAGTGGAATGGATGTGGCCAGGAAGATTTTGATCTTGGGCCGAGAGGCTGGTCAAGAATTGCATTTTGAAGATATTGAAGTGCAGAGCATGGTACCAACGGATTGTGTAGATGCTGCCTCAGTAGAGGAGTTTTTTACTAAGCTGAAAGCGCATGATAGCCATTTTCAGGAGTTATTGGATGAGGCCAATGCAAAGGGGGAAAAATTGAGATTTATGGCTACCCTAGAAAACGGCAAGGCCAAGGTAGGTTTGAATTCCTTAAACAGTGAGCATCCTTTTTATACCTTGAAAGGCAGTGACAATATGATATTGTTTACCACAGAGCGATATAATGACTTCCCAATGATCGTAAGGGGCCCTGGTGCCGGAGCGGATGTGACTGCTGCTGGGGTTTTTGCAGATATAATCAGATTAGGTAACTATTCAAGATGA
- a CDS encoding META domain-containing protein — MKQLKLSTFLMVLFLGFSSCSAVSNLNPLDLLTGNNWVLSSLMGGGLDMFSGALPSLNFNENGGLTGSTGCNSFNGNFQLSGTDIKLDPGAMTRKACPGSGENQFLSALKNVSKFKIAQDKLTLLDGAQELMTLIPQNK; from the coding sequence ATGAAACAGCTAAAACTCTCCACCTTTTTGATGGTCCTCTTTTTGGGATTCAGTTCTTGCAGTGCTGTATCCAACCTTAATCCTTTGGATTTGCTTACCGGCAACAACTGGGTACTCTCCTCTTTAATGGGCGGAGGTCTGGATATGTTTAGCGGCGCTTTGCCATCACTCAATTTCAACGAAAACGGCGGGCTTACCGGATCAACAGGCTGTAATTCCTTTAATGGAAATTTTCAACTCAGTGGCACAGACATCAAGCTTGACCCAGGGGCCATGACCAGAAAGGCTTGCCCTGGAAGTGGGGAAAACCAGTTTTTGAGTGCCCTTAAAAATGTATCTAAATTTAAAATCGCCCAGGATAAACTCACGCTTTTGGATGGAGCACAGGAATTGATGACCCTGATTCCACAAAACAAATAA
- a CDS encoding BlaI/MecI/CopY family transcriptional regulator, with translation MKYKPTDAELEILSILWDKSEASVREIHDVLSQTKDTGYTTTLKTMQIMFSKGLLSRSEQGRSHLYMPAITEKETQNSLLSSFMDSTFGGSAKKLIMRAIGQSNPSKEEINEIRQLLNELENKQ, from the coding sequence ATGAAATATAAGCCAACAGATGCCGAGCTCGAAATCCTTTCCATACTATGGGACAAGAGTGAGGCCAGTGTCAGAGAAATTCACGATGTACTGAGCCAAACCAAGGACACTGGCTATACTACTACATTAAAAACCATGCAAATCATGTTTTCCAAAGGTTTGCTAAGCAGATCAGAACAGGGTAGAAGTCATCTCTATATGCCTGCCATCACAGAAAAGGAAACACAAAATTCCCTATTGAGCAGTTTTATGGATTCGACTTTTGGTGGCTCAGCCAAGAAACTCATTATGAGAGCTATTGGCCAGAGCAATCCCTCGAAAGAGGAGATCAATGAAATCCGTCAACTACTCAATGAACTAGAAAACAAGCAATAA
- a CDS encoding GIN domain-containing protein, producing MKKQVSTIIMLVFMISSINLFAQTNEETRTVSIFDGVKVSNSIEADLVKGDRYEVQIMASGTDVSNVVTEVEGRQLNVEMGKGSFGSNSVKVVITYAGELDEISANSSAKVFVKDMLKSKSLSLLAENSSYIEGKVNVNNLKLVGMTNGKIFVEGTANELDLEAFTKATISGDSLKVKNASVRTNTAAVSTIAIENSIKGTAGTAGKVWYTGDPKLVDVKSNTGGDIARKEN from the coding sequence ATGAAAAAACAAGTTTCAACTATTATTATGCTGGTGTTTATGATCAGCAGCATCAACTTATTTGCCCAAACTAACGAAGAAACCAGAACAGTTTCCATTTTTGATGGTGTGAAGGTAAGTAATTCCATCGAAGCGGATTTGGTGAAAGGAGATCGCTATGAAGTACAGATCATGGCTTCTGGCACGGATGTTTCCAATGTGGTGACCGAAGTGGAGGGCCGTCAATTAAACGTAGAGATGGGCAAGGGGAGTTTTGGTAGCAATAGCGTGAAAGTGGTGATTACCTATGCCGGGGAATTGGATGAAATTTCAGCCAATAGTAGTGCAAAGGTATTTGTAAAAGATATGTTGAAAAGCAAGAGCCTCTCCTTACTGGCTGAAAACAGCAGTTATATAGAGGGCAAGGTCAATGTGAACAATTTGAAATTGGTGGGAATGACCAATGGGAAAATATTTGTGGAAGGTACTGCCAATGAGCTCGATCTGGAGGCTTTCACCAAAGCGACCATTTCTGGAGACAGCTTGAAGGTAAAAAACGCTTCTGTAAGAACGAATACAGCTGCGGTGTCCACCATTGCCATTGAAAATTCCATTAAAGGGACGGCCGGTACTGCCGGAAAAGTTTGGTATACCGGAGATCCGAAATTGGTGGATGTAAAAAGCAATACTGGAGGTGATATCGCTAGAAAAGAAAACTGA